GGCGTATAAGGGCCGTAACGTCGTCGAACGCTGCTTCAACGCCCTCAAACACAACCGGGCGGTGGCCACCCGCTACGACAAACTCGCCGTCCGGTTCCAGGCAGTCGTCCAGATTGCGAACATCGACCGCTGGCTCAAACGACTTTCGTAACACGTCCTAAACGGGGGTCAGGCCCATGTGTTCCAGGATAGGGCTGAACATGCCCGCCAGTTTCTCGGCGCACATGGCCGGCCACCTCATCTTGTCGCTGGTTGTTCCTGCGACGTGGGGCACGTTCCTCTGTGGTGAGCGGCGGTGGCGAGTGAGTTCGTTCGCCCGGTTCGGTTGCCGTTGTGGTTAGGAGCGGGCGAAGCGGGCGATGGCGTCGGTGACTTCCTGGAACTTCGCATCCGCCTCCTCGCCTCCCAGCTGGGCGGCGTCGCGCACACAATGCTTCATGTGGTCATCCAGCAGGCCTAGGGCAACGTTGCGCAGCGCGGAGTTGACCGCGGAGACCTGGGTGAGGATGTCGATGCAGTACTGCTCCTCGTCGACCATGCGGTGAAGACCCCGGACCTGGCCCTCGATGCGCTTGAGGCGGGCGAGGTAGCGGTCCTTGTCGTTGATATAACCGTGGGTGGGGTAGCAGGTGCCTGACGCATCGTCGGCGGGAACGGTCTGATCAGGGGTGAGGGCATCCATGATGGTCTCCTTGCTAAAAGGGGTGGGCCGGTACGTCCTGGGTCAGTGCGCAGTTCGATCAGGAGGACAGGCCCGAGGGTGTGGAACAGGGCGTGGTGACCTGGCGGCCACCACGCCCCATGACGTTATCCTGCTGGATGGTCGGCAGATATCAGCCTGCGTGGGCGTACTGGGCGGGGTTGGCGTCAAACTTCGGGCCGCAGCCGGGGCAGCAGAGCCAGTAACGCTGGCCCTCGTAGTCACGGTAGAGGCCCTTGGCTTCTGCCTCGGCCTTGATGACCGGGGTGCCGGCCATGACGGGGCATTCGGCCGTCTCGCCGATGGTGCCCTCGGCGTTTGCCGGGGTAGAGGTGAGGGTCAGGGACTCCGGAGCGGAGGT
The Corynebacterium halotolerans YIM 70093 = DSM 44683 DNA segment above includes these coding regions:
- a CDS encoding metal-sensitive transcriptional regulator — translated: MDALTPDQTVPADDASGTCYPTHGYINDKDRYLARLKRIEGQVRGLHRMVDEEQYCIDILTQVSAVNSALRNVALGLLDDHMKHCVRDAAQLGGEEADAKFQEVTDAIARFARS
- a CDS encoding YHS domain-containing protein; translation: MSNPSCGCGHSDNTQTSAPESLTLTSTPANAEGTIGETAECPVMAGTPVIKAEAEAKGLYRDYEGQRYWLCCPGCGPKFDANPAQYAHAG